A window of the Gloeothece verrucosa PCC 7822 genome harbors these coding sequences:
- a CDS encoding DEAD/DEAH box helicase, translating into MDSPIDQAALRKALNATPPTYPEWLDVGKLVYSNQHKCHGTVIGFLDRIVNIQINGKTYQVQLNSLSAPTIEITNTVDLSIIAHPTYRAIASEWSTDLSGVKIIPGNEADTSPIPDNLHPSTKRALLATGIQQFYSHQLSAWKQLTTGLSITLTTPTASGKTMAFTPYSFELALSQHKTTLLIYPLKALAADQYEKLIRLNEALPASQQLAIARCTGDIPLEVRKQYFCQGKCPDIILMSPDVLHYQLWNTSNPKMYNWQEFLNRLSLVVIDEAHSYIGSFGIHFANVTRRLRLACDNTGNPTSLQWVISTATISNPLELASTLTGLPKKEITLIDRSGALTHEKTLLVLKPQAAPNFTAATMIRFLWGYGLSGLVFVNSRATAKSLFSHLRYQMGGYCSEIELFYGSLTAAKRTELIGKLSQKRIKILITTTALEAGVDLPSLDFVIIRGATSLNSLWQRAGRTGRSAPGLIVFIPDGSNHIDYYYSSNPDRLFAPVEKIKLQPNYPPVLANHLLCAATEGGIPSQNISNYFGETSAAISAELIKQQQLFWGPNQVLVKKGFPHKNVSLRGIIDETVNLIDSDTGEVFEEMALNFAHRECHTDAIYITSEEGETVIRRCEKLDSDLLRAILKKVDLPNNRTQPIVEFEILTQFQLDSPKIISTAIVKGNLRATLWWGTISEQVHGYREFELIYAPVCTNPSCTDFKQPQKDLKKCRRCYRKLSERLTQKLIGENRFEPLITSYLAPILRLEANYALTSKIFDEAESLKKQLLHEFGDAQAIPGLLNSINEVNPVQVALHSLAHFLEKSVPLLFLASEFDVSSVVVERQLEPEKKSNAHPIIAYMFDSNHEGNGTTEAIFTDWDNCITKAYELASGCDCNDSGCPKCLTSHSCPELNVGLHKPLGLWFLERLLKK; encoded by the coding sequence ATGGACTCACCAATAGATCAAGCCGCCTTAAGAAAAGCCCTTAACGCCACTCCTCCCACTTACCCAGAATGGTTAGATGTGGGAAAACTCGTCTATTCTAATCAACATAAATGTCATGGTACAGTAATTGGGTTTTTAGACAGAATAGTCAACATACAAATTAACGGCAAAACTTATCAGGTACAATTAAACTCTTTAAGTGCCCCGACAATCGAGATAACGAACACAGTCGACTTGAGCATCATCGCTCATCCAACCTATCGTGCGATCGCGTCAGAGTGGTCAACAGATTTGAGTGGAGTGAAGATAATCCCCGGAAATGAAGCTGACACTTCACCAATTCCTGATAATTTGCACCCATCTACCAAGAGGGCACTTCTGGCCACAGGAATCCAACAATTTTATTCGCACCAACTATCAGCCTGGAAACAATTAACCACTGGTTTATCCATCACCCTCACCACGCCGACAGCATCGGGGAAAACGATGGCTTTTACCCCGTATAGCTTTGAGTTAGCTCTATCACAACACAAAACCACTTTATTAATTTATCCATTAAAAGCATTAGCCGCCGATCAATATGAAAAACTGATCCGTCTAAATGAAGCCCTACCAGCAAGTCAGCAGTTAGCGATCGCACGATGCACGGGAGACATACCTCTAGAAGTTCGTAAACAATACTTCTGCCAAGGAAAATGCCCTGACATTATATTGATGTCGCCGGATGTCCTTCATTATCAATTATGGAATACCAGCAATCCCAAAATGTACAATTGGCAGGAGTTTTTAAACAGACTCTCGTTGGTCGTCATCGATGAGGCTCATAGTTATATAGGCTCTTTTGGCATACACTTCGCTAATGTCACGAGAAGGCTGAGGCTGGCTTGCGATAATACAGGCAATCCTACTTCATTACAATGGGTAATTTCCACTGCGACGATTTCTAATCCTCTTGAGTTAGCTTCTACGTTGACGGGGTTGCCTAAGAAAGAAATTACATTAATCGATCGCAGTGGTGCATTAACCCATGAAAAAACGTTACTGGTATTAAAACCTCAAGCCGCCCCCAATTTCACCGCAGCCACGATGATCCGCTTTTTATGGGGTTATGGGTTGTCAGGATTGGTTTTTGTTAATTCACGAGCAACAGCTAAAAGTTTATTTTCACACTTGCGCTATCAGATGGGGGGATATTGCAGCGAGATCGAGCTTTTTTACGGTTCGCTGACGGCAGCTAAACGAACGGAATTAATCGGTAAATTAAGTCAAAAAAGAATTAAAATTCTTATAACTACGACCGCGCTGGAGGCTGGGGTCGATTTACCCAGTTTAGATTTCGTTATCATACGCGGAGCCACATCACTAAATAGCCTGTGGCAGAGGGCAGGGAGGACGGGACGCTCTGCACCAGGATTAATTGTATTTATTCCAGATGGCTCCAATCACATAGATTATTATTATTCGAGCAATCCCGATCGCCTATTTGCCCCAGTCGAGAAGATTAAACTTCAGCCAAACTATCCACCGGTATTAGCCAATCATTTATTATGTGCGGCAACTGAAGGGGGGATTCCTTCACAAAACATTTCTAATTATTTCGGTGAAACCTCAGCAGCCATTAGTGCCGAATTAATCAAACAGCAACAATTGTTTTGGGGACCCAATCAGGTTTTAGTTAAGAAAGGTTTTCCCCATAAAAATGTTTCTTTAAGGGGAATAATTGACGAAACGGTCAACCTCATCGATTCGGATACGGGGGAGGTATTTGAGGAGATGGCTTTAAATTTCGCACATCGGGAATGTCACACTGATGCTATCTACATCACCAGTGAGGAAGGAGAAACCGTCATCCGACGATGTGAGAAATTAGATAGTGATTTATTACGGGCTATTCTCAAGAAAGTTGACTTACCGAATAACCGTACTCAACCGATTGTCGAGTTTGAAATATTAACACAATTCCAATTAGACTCACCTAAAATTATTTCCACTGCAATCGTTAAAGGAAATCTTCGGGCTACTTTATGGTGGGGTACTATTTCCGAGCAAGTACATGGATATCGGGAATTCGAGTTAATTTATGCGCCGGTGTGTACCAATCCTAGCTGTACCGATTTTAAACAGCCTCAAAAGGATTTAAAAAAATGCCGTCGCTGCTACCGAAAATTATCCGAGCGGCTAACTCAAAAATTAATCGGCGAGAACCGTTTTGAGCCATTAATTACATCATATTTAGCACCGATTTTAAGATTAGAAGCTAATTATGCTCTTACCTCAAAAATTTTCGATGAAGCCGAATCTCTAAAGAAGCAACTACTTCATGAGTTTGGAGATGCTCAGGCTATACCAGGATTATTGAATTCAATTAATGAAGTCAATCCCGTCCAAGTCGCACTCCATTCGCTGGCTCATTTCTTAGAGAAATCGGTTCCACTATTGTTCTTGGCATCTGAATTTGATGTTAGCTCAGTGGTCGTTGAACGACAATTAGAGCCTGAGAAAAAAAGTAATGCCCATCCAATAATTGCTTATATGTTCGATAGTAACCATGAAGGTAATGGCACAACTGAAGCCATTTTTACCGATTGGGATAACTGTATCACTAAAGCTTACGAATTAGCCAGTGGTTGTGATTGTAATGATAGTGGTTGTCCAAAATGTCTGACATCTCATAGCTGCCCCGAACTAAATGTTGGTTTGCACAAACCTTTGGGTCTTTGGTTTTTAGAACGATTACTTAAGAAATAG
- a CDS encoding 3'-5' exonuclease: MIEVETCLIIDSETDGDKDHPKVLEVGAVLYSVTGQCMLSCGSSLIATDADSNQAYWINKIVPEATQLCPQQQQYFLNWLQAAYSCADVIVAHNANFDKEVIKKSTWAQKWDKIWLCTYKDFELFPKQYNGKRDLISLSQFYGIGISCTHRAIDDCLLLKEVFNRVPNLSEQFRIAQLPLVEAIAPKKINGLDNEAVLSRGFRWDPDCAALVKKDRGETFDFPVIPYSSDRKKFKALVSFDNRQKASDWGFSWKPETKTWWRLLNPYMIDFFPFPVAELHPDPEAQDHLINA; encoded by the coding sequence ATGATAGAAGTGGAAACGTGCCTCATAATTGATAGCGAAACTGACGGGGATAAAGACCATCCCAAAGTTCTCGAAGTCGGGGCGGTTCTTTACTCGGTAACGGGGCAATGTATGCTCAGTTGTGGCTCCTCGTTAATAGCGACAGATGCAGATAGCAACCAAGCGTATTGGATTAACAAAATTGTACCAGAAGCGACTCAACTTTGCCCACAGCAGCAACAATATTTTCTCAATTGGTTACAGGCGGCTTACTCGTGTGCTGATGTAATAGTTGCTCATAATGCTAATTTTGATAAAGAAGTAATTAAAAAGTCGACATGGGCACAGAAGTGGGATAAAATTTGGCTATGTACTTATAAAGATTTTGAACTATTTCCTAAACAATATAACGGCAAAAGAGACTTAATTAGTCTCTCCCAATTCTACGGGATTGGAATCAGTTGCACTCACCGAGCCATTGACGACTGTCTATTACTTAAAGAAGTCTTCAACCGAGTCCCAAATTTATCTGAACAGTTTCGGATCGCTCAACTGCCATTAGTCGAAGCCATCGCCCCGAAAAAAATTAATGGGTTAGACAATGAAGCTGTTTTAAGTCGTGGTTTTAGATGGGACCCAGATTGCGCCGCCTTGGTGAAAAAGGATCGGGGTGAAACCTTTGATTTCCCGGTCATCCCCTATTCATCAGACAGAAAGAAGTTTAAAGCGCTGGTCAGTTTCGACAACAGACAAAAAGCATCAGACTGGGGCTTCAGTTGGAAACCTGAAACAAAAACATGGTGGCGGTTGCTGAACCCATACATGATAGATTTTTTCCCCTTCCCCGTTGCCGAACTGCATCCTGACCCCGAAGCCCAAGACCATTTAATCAATGCGTGA
- a CDS encoding helix-turn-helix domain-containing protein, protein MSVEIRLKEIRQSRQLSQNKLARLLEMSLANVQKMEYGKAKAIPFETLDKLCKILECQVGELIVFIPDSEDKPQVSTTSSFFSLEEASSSDKDNTQAKKLTDSSVNVVASQKAVTALLDKDK, encoded by the coding sequence ATGAGCGTGGAAATTCGACTTAAAGAAATTAGACAGAGTAGGCAACTCTCTCAAAATAAGTTGGCTAGACTCTTAGAAATGTCTTTAGCCAATGTACAGAAGATGGAATACGGCAAGGCCAAAGCCATCCCTTTTGAAACTTTAGATAAGCTTTGTAAAATTCTTGAATGCCAAGTTGGAGAGTTAATTGTGTTTATTCCTGATTCTGAAGATAAACCACAGGTTTCAACCACATCTAGCTTCTTTAGCTTAGAAGAAGCTTCATCGTCTGATAAAGATAATACTCAGGCAAAGAAACTTACTGACTCTTCTGTAAATGTAGTTGCCTCTCAAAAAGCGGTTACAGCACTTCTAGACAAAGACAAATAA
- a CDS encoding AAA family ATPase, with product MTTTTIDKPIEYKLLANPEAEELILGGILFDPRAISRVADILAPEHFYVRSHATIYETALELYRSELPTDLMTMQHRLEEKGVLEQIGGLSRLGTLIERTVSAANIDVYAKNIVRKHWEKRELQSLSYKISEWLEDPEYSPAQIQELIINQANALNVASDDKSLLNRAIAQIKQILKIPDLTELQQNAKLEHLRSELKINPYQWENNFVQAAKKELRGETQKARLRLEILAYVQTLDPYEKMLLKSHISSHYRLSKADLNYLVQQTEKELETMAQSDFSFDEFLNSGTVGLQWLVPGILPVGETVLLAALAKTGKTLLATDIAYGVLTGERVLGEQPGVKGKVVLVTSDESGNSTKRRLRAKGFDLLANRNDLRIITKLDINDLSPLDKALGEHQPVLVIIDSLTSITDNLGVSEKDPEFARSIYRLKNLIGSYGASGILIHHENKCPDAKGINQVSGSARIVAATWGVWQLKAVNPDDEQDPRRWLKVKPREGQAVCHILKLNPKDLWASSTIFEYVGEFGDENGEKRTQGQRVLDLLGRFAPHGLDYSEIDSYLNIGRSLYTVLDRLEDRQLITKQRSQLNPRRWLYCLPTTGDDDDGGGTPPVPDTPPFTECLCDHEAISVEHSEPHITSSAGTTNNGNVASDAASLCGVEAQLDDVEVTDSSNLNDNQMVETKQSQPVPLFEIGQKVDCFIPTYDLTQKGRTIVNRAFKVFEWVYLLNDAANTWVYERYLRATVIKDNSAS from the coding sequence ATGACCACAACAACGATTGATAAACCAATAGAATATAAATTACTCGCAAACCCTGAAGCCGAGGAGCTAATATTAGGCGGCATTCTCTTCGATCCCCGAGCGATAAGCCGCGTGGCTGACATCCTTGCCCCTGAGCATTTCTACGTTCGCTCCCACGCCACAATATACGAAACCGCCCTAGAACTGTATCGCTCTGAACTGCCCACCGATTTGATGACGATGCAGCATCGGTTAGAAGAAAAGGGCGTGTTAGAGCAAATAGGGGGTCTTTCGCGCTTAGGCACTCTAATTGAGCGAACGGTGTCAGCCGCTAATATTGATGTCTATGCTAAGAATATAGTCAGAAAGCATTGGGAGAAGCGGGAATTACAATCTTTAAGCTATAAAATAAGCGAATGGTTAGAAGATCCTGAGTATTCCCCCGCTCAAATCCAGGAATTAATCATCAATCAAGCGAATGCTCTTAATGTTGCTTCAGACGATAAATCTTTATTAAATCGAGCGATTGCTCAAATAAAGCAAATCCTCAAAATCCCTGATTTAACTGAACTTCAACAGAACGCCAAGCTAGAACACCTACGCTCGGAACTAAAGATCAATCCCTATCAATGGGAGAACAACTTTGTCCAAGCCGCTAAAAAGGAACTTCGAGGAGAAACCCAAAAAGCGCGGCTGCGACTGGAGATTTTGGCTTACGTCCAAACTCTAGACCCGTATGAGAAAATGTTACTGAAAAGTCACATTTCTAGCCATTACCGCTTGTCTAAAGCTGATTTAAATTATTTAGTCCAACAGACTGAAAAAGAGTTAGAAACAATGGCTCAATCAGATTTTAGTTTCGACGAGTTTTTAAATAGTGGTACAGTGGGCTTGCAGTGGCTCGTTCCTGGTATTTTGCCTGTAGGGGAAACGGTGTTATTAGCCGCTCTAGCCAAAACCGGTAAAACTCTCTTGGCGACTGACATAGCCTACGGCGTGTTAACAGGTGAACGAGTTCTGGGGGAGCAACCAGGAGTCAAAGGTAAAGTTGTGCTAGTCACCTCGGATGAGTCTGGTAATTCAACCAAGAGGCGGCTAAGGGCAAAAGGCTTTGATTTGCTGGCTAACCGTAATGATCTAAGAATCATAACCAAGCTGGACATCAACGACCTCTCACCCCTAGACAAAGCACTGGGAGAACATCAACCGGTGTTGGTAATCATTGACTCATTAACCAGCATTACCGATAATTTAGGAGTCAGTGAGAAAGACCCTGAGTTTGCCCGAAGTATTTACCGTCTTAAAAACTTAATCGGTAGCTATGGCGCATCAGGGATATTAATACATCATGAGAACAAATGTCCTGATGCCAAGGGAATCAACCAAGTCTCAGGAAGTGCAAGAATTGTAGCCGCTACTTGGGGCGTATGGCAACTGAAGGCCGTCAACCCTGACGACGAACAAGATCCTCGTCGCTGGTTAAAAGTTAAGCCGCGTGAAGGTCAAGCCGTTTGCCATATTCTCAAGCTCAATCCTAAAGATTTGTGGGCATCTTCTACTATTTTCGAGTACGTTGGCGAGTTTGGAGATGAAAACGGCGAGAAGCGGACACAGGGACAGCGTGTGCTGGATTTACTGGGGAGGTTTGCGCCGCATGGGTTAGATTACAGCGAAATCGACTCCTATCTTAATATTGGACGGTCATTGTACACAGTCCTAGATCGCTTAGAAGACCGGCAACTAATTACTAAACAGCGTTCTCAACTTAACCCCAGGCGTTGGCTGTATTGTTTGCCGACTACTGGGGATGATGATGATGGTGGTGGTACTCCTCCGGTACCGGATACTCCGCCCTTTACTGAATGCCTCTGTGATCATGAGGCGATCTCTGTTGAACACTCAGAACCACATATTACCAGCAGCGCTGGCACAACTAATAATGGTAATGTGGCATCGGATGCGGCTAGTTTATGCGGCGTTGAGGCTCAATTAGATGACGTTGAAGTAACGGATTCATCTAATTTAAATGATAATCAGATGGTAGAAACCAAACAATCTCAACCGGTTCCCCTATTTGAAATTGGTCAAAAAGTAGATTGTTTTATTCCGACTTACGATTTAACACAAAAAGGAAGGACAATTGTTAATCGAGCGTTTAAAGTTTTTGAGTGGGTTTATCTACTTAATGATGCCGCTAATACTTGGGTTTATGAGCGTTATCTACGGGCAACAGTAATTAAAGATAATTCAGCCTCTTAA
- a CDS encoding DUF4926 domain-containing protein yields MLELYQRVSLNRDFPEHNLKKGDIATLVDLVPHPTDGEDGYVLEVFNAIGESINVIIVPLSTVKPLKPDEILSVRSLIEVKS; encoded by the coding sequence ATGCTTGAACTTTACCAGCGTGTTTCATTAAACCGAGACTTTCCCGAACATAACCTAAAAAAAGGCGATATTGCCACCTTAGTTGATCTTGTCCCCCATCCTACCGATGGCGAAGATGGTTATGTTTTAGAAGTATTTAATGCCATTGGAGAATCTATTAACGTGATTATTGTTCCCTTATCTACTGTTAAACCCTTAAAACCAGATGAAATTTTGTCTGTTCGTTCCTTAATTGAAGTGAAATCCTGA
- a CDS encoding DUF6883 domain-containing protein: MKLPQPVIIPDDKLTKYLLIYREQDDKSKFLSQAGFTHANPETLKNSLLELVSTTEAIEDITNEYGTFYRVEGEIIGISSKKLAVITIWLKRKIDNQIQFITLKPKKEKRPNA, from the coding sequence ATGAAATTACCGCAACCTGTTATCATTCCTGATGATAAACTCACTAAATACTTGCTAATCTATCGAGAACAAGACGACAAATCCAAATTTCTCTCACAAGCGGGTTTTACTCACGCGAACCCTGAGACATTAAAAAATAGCCTTCTCGAACTGGTTTCAACTACAGAAGCCATAGAAGATATAACCAACGAATACGGGACATTTTATCGGGTAGAAGGTGAAATCATCGGAATTAGTTCTAAAAAATTAGCCGTCATAACCATCTGGTTAAAACGTAAAATTGATAATCAAATTCAATTTATTACACTAAAACCGAAAAAGGAGAAAAGACCTAATGCTTGA